One Flavobacterium sp. 90 DNA segment encodes these proteins:
- a CDS encoding FGGY family carbohydrate kinase: MYYIGYDIGSSSVKVALVEAETGKKVIVLHEPQNEMEILSLHSDWAEQDPEIWWQHICVATKRAIREANIDASKIKGIGISYQMHGLVIVDAAGNALRNSIIWCDSRAVEIGNKAFAEIGEQKCMEHLLNSPGNFTASKLKWVKENEPEIYSKIYKYMLPGDYIALKLIGEVTTTKNGLSEGMLWDYKENKVADWLLDYYGIDQSLTPKIVENFTNQGVLTEKASKESGLPVGIPVVYRAGDQPNNALALNVLNPGEVAATGGTSGVFYAVSEIYSGKSTRVNNFVHVNYELETPRVGKLLNINGAGIQYRWLRNNMGDETYESMNRKASKIDIGSDGVVVIPFGNGAERMFNNKNIGTHFLNLNLNIHNSAHLFRASLEGIAFSFVYGMECLKDDNAAINVIRAGNDNLFRSEIFSNTVATLIGHEIEIYNTTGAVGAARAVGLEDGDYNKFGSSITTNDHVMTFLPLKNREPYETAYQKWKQELELILTTK; the protein is encoded by the coding sequence ATGTATTATATAGGATATGATATTGGAAGTTCTTCTGTCAAGGTTGCCTTGGTAGAAGCTGAAACGGGAAAAAAAGTAATTGTTTTGCATGAGCCTCAAAACGAAATGGAAATTTTGTCACTGCATTCAGATTGGGCAGAGCAGGATCCGGAGATTTGGTGGCAGCACATTTGTGTAGCAACTAAAAGAGCCATTCGGGAAGCCAATATAGATGCATCGAAAATTAAAGGTATTGGAATTTCCTACCAAATGCACGGATTGGTTATCGTAGATGCAGCCGGAAATGCGCTTCGAAATTCTATTATTTGGTGCGACAGCCGTGCGGTTGAAATTGGAAACAAGGCTTTCGCCGAAATTGGAGAACAAAAATGCATGGAACATTTGCTGAATTCTCCGGGAAACTTCACCGCTTCAAAACTAAAATGGGTGAAAGAAAACGAACCTGAAATTTACAGTAAAATTTATAAATATATGCTTCCGGGAGATTACATCGCTTTGAAATTGATAGGCGAAGTAACCACGACCAAAAACGGTTTGTCTGAAGGAATGCTTTGGGATTATAAAGAAAATAAAGTAGCTGACTGGCTTTTGGATTACTACGGAATCGATCAATCGCTGACGCCAAAAATTGTAGAAAACTTTACCAATCAAGGTGTTTTAACAGAGAAAGCTTCAAAAGAATCCGGACTTCCTGTTGGTATTCCGGTAGTTTACAGAGCAGGCGATCAGCCTAATAATGCTTTGGCTTTAAATGTTTTGAATCCGGGAGAAGTGGCTGCAACAGGCGGAACTTCGGGAGTTTTTTACGCGGTAAGCGAAATATATTCTGGAAAAAGCACAAGAGTAAACAATTTTGTACATGTTAATTACGAATTAGAAACGCCTCGAGTTGGTAAACTTTTAAATATTAACGGAGCAGGAATTCAATACAGATGGCTTCGAAATAATATGGGTGATGAAACCTACGAATCAATGAATCGTAAAGCTTCAAAAATCGATATTGGGTCTGATGGTGTTGTTGTGATTCCGTTTGGGAATGGTGCAGAGCGTATGTTCAACAATAAAAACATCGGAACACATTTTTTAAATCTCAATTTAAATATTCATAACAGCGCTCATTTGTTTAGAGCATCTTTAGAAGGAATCGCTTTTTCATTTGTATACGGAATGGAATGTTTAAAAGATGATAATGCGGCAATTAATGTCATTAGAGCAGGAAATGACAATTTATTTCGCTCAGAAATTTTCTCAAACACCGTTGCGACTTTAATTGGTCACGAAATCGAGATTTATAATACAACCGGAGCAGTTGGAGCAGCAAGAGCTGTAGGTTTAGAAGATGGTGATTATAACAAATTTGGTTCAAGTATTACGACCAATGATCACGTTATGACATTTTTACCATTGAAAAATAGAGAACCTTATGAAACGGCATATCAAAAATGGAAACAAGAATTAGAATTAATATTAACAACTAAATAA
- a CDS encoding glycoside hydrolase family 43 protein has product MPEDSIEEINFDQINKKAISQPLVSHIYTADPSAHVFNGKIYIYPSHDIDAGIPFNDNGDHFGMEDYHVFSMENINSEAVDNGVALHVNDVAWAEKQMWAPDAATKNGKYYLYFPAKRPNGIFQIGVAVSDSPVGPFLPQPEAIKGSYSIDPAVFEDTDGKHYIYFGGIWGGQLQKYRNNTYDQNHEEPLGNEPALGPIVALLTDDMLELAEDPKEIKILDEKGEILLAGDNDRRFFEASWVHKYNGKYYFSYSTGDTHFICYAIGDNPYGPFTYQGKILNPVVGWTSHHSICKVDEDWYLFYHDSSLSKGITHLRSMKVTKIEYLEDGSIVTIDPYNIKTATD; this is encoded by the coding sequence ATGCCAGAAGATAGTATTGAAGAAATTAATTTCGATCAAATTAATAAAAAAGCAATTTCGCAACCCTTGGTATCCCATATTTATACCGCCGATCCATCGGCACACGTATTTAATGGTAAGATTTATATTTATCCTTCGCATGATATAGATGCCGGTATTCCTTTTAATGATAATGGAGATCATTTTGGTATGGAAGATTATCATGTGTTTTCAATGGAAAACATCAATTCTGAAGCTGTAGATAATGGTGTAGCCTTGCATGTAAATGATGTGGCTTGGGCAGAAAAACAAATGTGGGCTCCTGATGCAGCCACTAAAAACGGGAAATATTATTTGTATTTCCCGGCCAAACGTCCAAATGGAATCTTTCAGATTGGAGTTGCTGTAAGCGATTCTCCTGTTGGTCCATTTTTACCACAACCTGAAGCCATTAAAGGAAGTTATAGTATTGATCCTGCCGTTTTTGAAGATACAGACGGGAAACATTATATTTATTTTGGAGGTATTTGGGGAGGACAACTTCAGAAATACCGAAACAATACTTACGATCAGAATCATGAAGAACCACTTGGTAATGAACCCGCTTTAGGACCAATTGTAGCTTTACTAACTGATGATATGTTAGAACTTGCTGAAGATCCGAAAGAGATAAAAATTTTAGATGAAAAGGGGGAAATCTTATTAGCCGGAGATAATGACAGACGTTTTTTTGAAGCCTCTTGGGTTCATAAATATAACGGAAAATATTATTTCTCATATTCTACCGGCGATACTCATTTTATTTGTTACGCAATAGGCGATAATCCATATGGGCCATTTACCTATCAGGGCAAAATCCTGAATCCTGTTGTAGGCTGGACTTCACATCATTCTATTTGTAAAGTTGATGAAGACTGGTACTTGTTTTATCATGATTCAAGTTTGTCAAAAGGAATAACACATTTGCGAAGCATGAAAGTGACAAAAATAGAGTATCTCGAAGATGGTTCAATCGTTACAATAGATCCTTACAATATTAAAACAGCAACTGATTAA
- the xylA gene encoding xylose isomerase, whose protein sequence is MIVLGDKEYYKGIGQIKFEGKESDNPLAFKYYNPDQIVAGKTMREHFRFAIAYWHTFCGQGSDPFGPGTQSFAWDQATDAVQAAKDKADAAFEFISKMGFDYFCFHDYDLIAEGPTFAESERRLAAITEYLKEKKAASGIKLLWGTSNCFSNPRFMNGAATNPDFNVVARAGGQVKLALDATIALDGENYVFWGGREGYMSLLNTDMGRELDHMAQFLTMSRDYARAQGFKGTFFIEPKPMEPSKHQYDFDSATAIGFLKEYGLDKDFKINIEVNHATLAQHTFQHELEVAAKAGMLGSIDANRGDYQNGWDTDQFPNNIQETTEAMLVFLKAGGLQGGGVNFDAKIRRNSTDIEDVFLAHIGGADTFARALLTADKIISSSPYEKLRTERYSSFDSGKGKDFENGKLNLKDLYDIANQNGELTLQSGKQELFENIINQYI, encoded by the coding sequence ATGATAGTTTTAGGAGATAAAGAATACTACAAAGGCATTGGACAAATTAAATTTGAGGGAAAGGAATCAGATAATCCATTAGCATTTAAATATTACAATCCAGACCAAATTGTAGCTGGAAAAACAATGCGCGAGCATTTTAGATTTGCAATCGCGTACTGGCATACATTCTGCGGACAAGGAAGCGATCCGTTTGGACCAGGAACTCAGAGTTTTGCTTGGGATCAGGCTACAGATGCAGTTCAGGCGGCAAAAGATAAAGCAGATGCTGCTTTTGAATTTATCAGCAAAATGGGATTTGATTATTTCTGTTTTCACGATTATGATTTAATTGCCGAAGGACCAACATTTGCTGAATCAGAAAGACGTTTGGCGGCAATTACAGAATACCTAAAAGAGAAAAAAGCAGCTTCTGGAATTAAATTGCTTTGGGGAACTTCAAACTGTTTCTCAAATCCAAGATTTATGAATGGAGCCGCTACAAATCCTGATTTTAATGTTGTGGCAAGAGCCGGAGGACAAGTAAAATTAGCTTTGGATGCCACTATCGCTTTAGATGGAGAAAACTACGTATTCTGGGGAGGTAGAGAAGGATATATGTCTTTATTGAATACAGATATGGGAAGAGAATTAGACCACATGGCGCAGTTCTTAACAATGTCCAGAGATTATGCAAGAGCGCAAGGTTTTAAAGGAACGTTTTTTATCGAGCCAAAACCAATGGAGCCATCTAAACACCAATACGACTTTGACTCGGCAACTGCAATTGGATTCTTAAAAGAATATGGTTTAGATAAAGATTTCAAAATCAATATCGAAGTAAATCACGCAACCTTGGCACAGCATACTTTTCAGCATGAACTGGAAGTTGCTGCAAAAGCCGGAATGTTAGGAAGTATTGATGCCAATAGAGGAGATTATCAAAATGGGTGGGATACAGATCAATTTCCAAACAACATTCAGGAAACTACAGAAGCAATGTTGGTATTCTTAAAAGCTGGCGGATTACAAGGCGGAGGAGTGAACTTTGATGCAAAAATCAGAAGAAATTCTACAGATATCGAAGATGTTTTCTTAGCGCACATTGGCGGTGCTGATACTTTTGCAAGAGCGTTGCTGACTGCAGATAAAATTATTAGCTCTTCTCCTTATGAAAAATTAAGAACAGAAAGATACAGTTCGTTCGATTCTGGAAAAGGTAAAGATTTCGAAAACGGAAAATTAAACCTTAAAGATTTATACGATATCGCAAACCAAAACGGAGAATTAACACTTCAAAGTGGTAAGCAGGAATTGTTTGAAAATATTATTAACCAATATATTTAA
- the fsa gene encoding fructose-6-phosphate aldolase — protein MKFFIDTANLEDIKEAQSLGVLDGVTTNPSLMAKEGITGKDNILKRYLDICNIVDGDVSAEVISTDFDGMIREGEELAGLHPQIVVKLPMIADGVKACKYFSSKGIRTNVTLVFSAGQALLAAKAGATYVSPFLGRLDDISTDGMHLIAEIREIYDNYDYKTQILSASIRHTMHVVNCAKVGSDVMTGPLSAIKGLLKHPLTDIGLNQFIEDAKKMKL, from the coding sequence ATGAAATTTTTTATTGATACTGCCAATCTTGAAGACATTAAAGAAGCACAATCCTTGGGTGTTCTCGATGGCGTAACAACCAATCCGTCTTTAATGGCTAAAGAAGGAATTACCGGAAAAGACAATATCCTAAAGCGCTATCTTGATATTTGTAACATTGTTGACGGAGATGTTTCTGCCGAAGTAATCTCGACAGATTTTGACGGAATGATCAGAGAAGGTGAAGAACTTGCCGGGCTGCATCCGCAGATTGTGGTGAAATTGCCTATGATTGCTGATGGTGTAAAAGCTTGTAAATATTTTTCGTCAAAAGGAATCAGAACCAATGTTACATTGGTCTTTTCTGCCGGACAGGCATTATTAGCAGCAAAAGCCGGTGCGACCTATGTTTCTCCGTTTTTAGGAAGATTAGATGATATTTCGACTGATGGAATGCATTTAATTGCAGAAATCAGAGAAATTTATGATAACTACGATTATAAAACTCAGATTCTCTCGGCTTCAATAAGACATACAATGCATGTTGTAAACTGTGCAAAAGTGGGTTCAGATGTTATGACCGGACCTCTTTCTGCGATAAAAGGATTATTGAAACATCCATTGACCGATATAGGGCTTAATCAATTTATTGAAGATGCAAAAAAAATGAAATTATAA
- a CDS encoding MFS transporter codes for MNYISQKLSIKEKIGYSLGDLAANLVFQTLMTYLAYFYTDIYGLSPTDSSIIMLVVGLVAAFVFNPIIGVLADRTITKWGKFRPWILITAIPLGIIALLAFSTPNFSYHGKVIYAVVTYTLLLLFYASNNLPYSALSGVITGDMKERNSLSSYRFVAVMFAQFFVQVFMLGIIKSAGNGDKAIGIEKVMTVLAIIGTIMLLITFLTTKERIIPKPEQKSSVREDLSDLMKNKPWLIMLSLTTLVFITLSMKGGSYVYYFENYVNKEQLAVFIQPILDTLSKIGLNHFGNDPVSAGFGLFNAGGIIFMIFGITLSKSLADKYGKRNIFGLFLFISTLFVLAFYFFPPTAIGFIFFSQILHGFFYGITIPLLWAMIADVADYSEWLNNRRATAIIFSAMMVGLKAGLSIGGSLTTLFLGYFHYVPNSLTQTDFAINGIKLLVSIFPAIPFLTGVVLLFFYKIDKNMEVQIEADLKEKRT; via the coding sequence ATGAATTACATTTCACAAAAACTATCCATTAAAGAAAAAATCGGATATAGCTTAGGAGATCTTGCTGCAAATTTAGTTTTCCAGACTTTGATGACGTACCTGGCGTATTTTTATACAGATATTTATGGATTATCGCCTACGGATTCTTCCATTATTATGCTTGTCGTAGGATTAGTGGCGGCTTTTGTTTTTAATCCTATAATTGGTGTACTGGCAGACAGAACTATTACAAAATGGGGGAAATTCAGACCTTGGATTTTAATAACTGCGATACCTCTGGGAATTATTGCATTGTTGGCTTTTTCAACACCAAATTTCTCGTATCACGGAAAAGTAATTTATGCCGTTGTAACCTATACTTTATTACTACTTTTTTATGCCAGTAATAATTTGCCCTATTCCGCTTTAAGCGGAGTAATTACAGGCGACATGAAAGAAAGAAACAGTCTGTCGTCGTATCGTTTTGTGGCGGTTATGTTTGCACAATTTTTCGTTCAGGTTTTTATGCTCGGAATTATTAAAAGTGCCGGAAATGGAGACAAAGCCATAGGGATTGAAAAAGTAATGACCGTTTTGGCTATTATTGGTACTATCATGTTGCTTATCACATTTTTAACAACAAAAGAGCGCATTATTCCAAAACCGGAACAAAAATCAAGCGTTCGAGAAGATCTAAGCGATTTAATGAAAAACAAACCGTGGTTGATTATGTTAAGTCTTACAACATTGGTATTCATTACTTTATCAATGAAAGGAGGTTCTTATGTGTACTATTTTGAAAATTATGTCAATAAAGAACAGTTGGCAGTTTTTATACAGCCAATTTTAGATACGTTGTCAAAAATAGGATTGAATCATTTTGGGAATGATCCCGTTTCTGCTGGTTTTGGATTATTTAATGCAGGCGGAATCATCTTTATGATCTTCGGAATTACTTTGTCGAAAAGTCTGGCTGATAAATATGGCAAGAGAAATATATTCGGCTTGTTTTTATTCATTTCGACCTTATTTGTTCTCGCCTTTTATTTCTTTCCGCCAACAGCGATTGGCTTCATATTTTTCTCCCAGATTTTACATGGATTTTTCTACGGAATCACAATTCCGCTTTTGTGGGCAATGATTGCCGATGTAGCTGATTATTCAGAGTGGCTGAATAATCGTCGTGCTACAGCAATTATTTTTTCGGCAATGATGGTAGGTTTAAAAGCAGGTTTAAGTATTGGAGGTTCCTTGACAACCTTGTTTTTGGGCTATTTTCACTACGTACCGAATTCCCTGACCCAAACTGATTTTGCTATAAACGGAATCAAATTATTGGTCAGTATTTTTCCTGCAATCCCTTTTTTAACAGGCGTTGTGCTATTATTTTTCTACAAAATAGATAAAAATATGGAAGTACAAATAGAGGCAGATTTAAAAGAAAAGAGAACTTAA
- a CDS encoding glycoside hydrolase family 43 protein: MKHRIIFYLLPLLFLFSFKAIATNDTIIKKKSKKGPVFSNVVYNGDDQIYKNNPLKPDEFYTPILQGCYPDPAITKKGDDYYMVCSSFAMFPGVPIFHSKDLVNWTDLGGILNNVSEFNPHDTGISAGVYAPGITYNPHNDTFYMIVTAFSGGLGNIIVKTKDPMKGWGSPIKLDFGGIDPSIFFDENGKGYIVHNDAPDKGKELYEGHRVIKVWEYDTNTDKVIPGTDKIIVDGGVDLSKRPIWIEAPHLYKKNGKYYLMCAEGGTGGNHSEVIFISDNPKGPFKPSSNNPILTQRYFPKDRKDKVDWAGHADLVQGPNNKYYGVFLGIRPNNEDRVNIGRETFILPVDWSGEFPVFENGLVPMQPKLKMPDGVTNNTGKDGFFPNGNFTFTENFTSKKLDFRWIGLRGPRENFISLSKKGLEITPFEVNIKEVKPTSTLFYRQQHNTFSFATTLDYKPQSEKDLAGIVCLQNERFNYVFGITKKGNDTFVLLERTEKGQSKIIASSKIKVTNLLRLQVKATGDSYEFSYAVNGVDFENLGQKVSGDILSTNVAGGFTGALVGLYATSANDARP; encoded by the coding sequence ATGAAGCACCGAATAATATTTTATTTATTACCATTATTGTTTCTTTTTTCTTTTAAAGCAATAGCCACAAACGATACTATTATTAAAAAGAAAAGTAAAAAAGGTCCTGTTTTTTCCAATGTCGTTTACAACGGAGATGATCAGATTTATAAAAACAATCCATTAAAACCAGACGAATTTTATACACCAATTTTACAGGGATGTTATCCCGATCCTGCGATTACCAAAAAGGGAGATGATTATTATATGGTATGTTCTTCATTTGCGATGTTTCCCGGTGTGCCAATTTTTCATTCTAAAGATTTAGTCAATTGGACAGATTTGGGAGGTATTTTAAATAACGTATCAGAATTTAATCCGCATGATACAGGAATCAGTGCGGGTGTTTATGCTCCTGGAATTACTTATAATCCGCATAATGATACTTTTTATATGATTGTTACCGCATTTTCCGGCGGTCTTGGAAACATTATTGTAAAAACAAAAGATCCAATGAAAGGATGGGGAAGTCCTATCAAACTAGATTTTGGCGGAATCGATCCTTCCATATTTTTTGATGAGAACGGTAAAGGTTATATCGTTCATAATGATGCGCCTGATAAAGGAAAAGAGTTGTACGAAGGACATCGTGTAATTAAAGTTTGGGAATATGATACCAATACAGATAAGGTAATTCCGGGTACAGATAAAATTATCGTCGACGGAGGTGTAGATCTTTCGAAAAGACCAATCTGGATTGAAGCGCCACATTTATATAAAAAAAATGGGAAATATTATTTAATGTGTGCCGAAGGTGGAACAGGAGGAAACCACAGCGAAGTTATTTTTATTAGCGATAATCCGAAAGGTCCTTTCAAACCATCATCAAATAATCCAATTCTAACGCAACGTTATTTTCCAAAAGATAGAAAAGATAAAGTTGATTGGGCAGGTCACGCTGATTTAGTTCAGGGACCGAATAATAAATACTATGGAGTTTTCTTAGGAATTCGTCCTAACAATGAAGATCGAGTAAACATAGGAAGAGAGACTTTTATATTGCCTGTAGATTGGTCAGGTGAATTTCCTGTTTTTGAAAACGGATTAGTTCCAATGCAGCCAAAATTAAAAATGCCTGATGGAGTTACAAATAATACAGGAAAAGATGGTTTTTTTCCTAATGGGAATTTCACTTTTACCGAAAATTTTACTTCTAAAAAATTAGATTTCAGATGGATCGGATTAAGAGGTCCACGCGAAAATTTTATTTCATTAAGCAAAAAAGGCTTAGAAATCACGCCATTTGAAGTAAACATAAAAGAAGTTAAACCAACTTCGACGCTTTTTTACAGACAACAACATAATACATTTTCATTTGCAACAACACTTGATTATAAGCCACAATCAGAAAAGGATTTAGCAGGGATTGTTTGTCTTCAGAACGAGCGTTTTAATTATGTTTTTGGAATCACAAAAAAAGGAAATGATACGTTTGTTTTATTAGAAAGAACAGAAAAAGGACAGTCAAAAATTATAGCAAGTTCTAAAATCAAAGTAACAAATTTACTTCGTTTACAGGTAAAGGCAACAGGCGATAGTTATGAATTTAGTTACGCTGTAAATGGCGTAGATTTTGAAAATTTAGGACAAAAAGTTTCAGGAGATATTCTTTCTACAAATGTTGCCGGAGGTTTTACCGGAGCATTGGTAGGTTTATATGCTACTTCTGCAAATGATGCTCGTCCTTAA
- a CDS encoding endo-1,4-beta-xylanase, giving the protein MRLINRYLPLLSLVILSSCNVKKEKSAVSLKDSYKNDFYIGTALSADQIEEKNAKEDSLIKKEFNAITAENIMKSMFVHPFKDKYDFTLTDKFIAYGEKNKMFIHGHTLIWHSQLAPWMQKIKDSTEMKAFMKDHITTIVSKYKGRVDSWDVVNEALNEDGTLRKSIFLNTLGESYLVDAFKWAAAADPKVDLYYNDYNNEAPAKRAGNIALIKKIKAAGGKIDGVGIQAHWKLNHPALEEIEKSILEYSAVGVKVAFTELDISVLPDPHNLNGADVNQNFESNAKMNPYPKSLPDSVQVKLADRYASIFKLFLKHKDKISRVTFWGVHDGQSWLNDWPIKGRTNYPLLFDKDLKHKKAYNSVIELKETKQ; this is encoded by the coding sequence ATGAGATTAATTAATCGCTATTTACCGCTCTTGTCCCTTGTGATTTTAAGCAGCTGTAATGTGAAAAAAGAAAAAAGTGCCGTTTCTTTAAAAGACAGTTATAAAAATGATTTTTATATAGGAACAGCTTTGAGTGCAGATCAAATTGAAGAAAAAAACGCCAAAGAAGATTCATTAATAAAAAAGGAATTTAATGCAATAACGGCTGAAAATATCATGAAATCGATGTTTGTGCATCCTTTCAAAGACAAATATGATTTTACTCTGACGGATAAATTTATTGCTTATGGCGAAAAAAACAAGATGTTTATTCATGGTCACACTTTAATTTGGCACAGCCAATTGGCGCCGTGGATGCAAAAAATTAAAGACAGTACAGAAATGAAAGCCTTTATGAAAGATCATATCACGACAATTGTTTCAAAATACAAAGGCAGAGTTGATTCCTGGGATGTGGTCAATGAAGCGCTGAACGAAGATGGAACTTTAAGAAAATCGATATTTTTAAATACGCTTGGAGAAAGCTATCTTGTAGATGCTTTTAAATGGGCTGCAGCGGCTGACCCAAAAGTTGATTTGTATTATAACGATTATAATAATGAAGCGCCGGCAAAAAGAGCGGGAAATATTGCTTTAATAAAAAAGATTAAAGCAGCGGGAGGAAAAATTGATGGTGTGGGAATTCAGGCGCATTGGAAATTAAATCATCCGGCATTAGAAGAAATTGAGAAAAGTATCTTGGAATATTCTGCCGTTGGCGTTAAAGTCGCTTTTACCGAACTTGATATTTCTGTACTTCCAGATCCACATAATTTGAATGGCGCAGATGTAAATCAGAATTTTGAATCGAATGCAAAAATGAATCCTTATCCTAAATCTCTTCCGGATTCTGTACAGGTTAAATTGGCGGATCGTTATGCGTCGATTTTTAAATTGTTTTTGAAGCATAAAGATAAAATTAGCCGCGTAACATTTTGGGGAGTTCATGATGGACAATCCTGGTTAAATGACTGGCCTATAAAAGGTAGAACAAATTACCCATTGTTATTTGATAAAGACTTAAAGCATAAAAAAGCGTATAACAGTGTAATTGAATTAAAAGAAACAAAACAATAA
- a CDS encoding NUDIX hydrolase — MEKGDEKVRKTARQTSGNIVEIDCVIFNFEDDSLKVLLVKQKENQANITWRLANDYIKKNETMSSTAQNILERYIGSNQFFLKQLKAFGYSSQSSLQEDISIGYYALVKRGKMLNETLKDDAKWISIHEVTGLNDKHKAILDYSVKELRKNICSSAIGFNLLPEKFTLLQVIRLYEEILNIEINKPNFRRKLFQMDLVNDSNEKEQDVSHRAARFYSLNLKKDEMLAHKTVDFNFYCKSIFME, encoded by the coding sequence ATGGAAAAAGGGGATGAAAAAGTTAGAAAAACCGCCAGACAAACTAGCGGAAATATAGTAGAAATTGATTGTGTTATTTTCAATTTTGAAGATGATAGCCTGAAAGTTTTACTGGTAAAACAAAAAGAAAATCAAGCAAATATAACTTGGAGACTGGCCAATGATTATATAAAGAAAAACGAAACGATGTCAAGTACGGCTCAAAATATTTTGGAGCGATATATTGGCAGTAATCAGTTTTTTTTAAAACAGCTAAAAGCTTTTGGTTATTCGTCTCAATCGTCATTGCAGGAAGATATTTCAATTGGATATTATGCATTGGTAAAAAGAGGAAAGATGCTGAATGAAACCTTGAAAGATGACGCAAAATGGATTAGTATTCATGAAGTTACAGGTTTGAATGATAAGCATAAAGCTATTTTAGATTATAGTGTAAAAGAATTGCGCAAAAATATTTGCAGCAGTGCAATTGGATTTAATTTATTACCGGAAAAGTTCACATTGCTACAAGTAATCCGTCTTTATGAAGAAATTTTAAACATCGAGATAAACAAACCCAATTTTAGAAGAAAGTTATTTCAGATGGACTTAGTGAATGATTCCAATGAAAAAGAACAGGATGTTTCGCACAGAGCAGCCAGATTTTATAGTCTGAATTTAAAAAAGGACGAAATGCTCGCTCACAAAACAGTTGATTTCAATTTTTATTGTAAATCAATTTTTATGGAATAA
- a CDS encoding SGNH/GDSL hydrolase family protein encodes MNVKTKSIKCIIFFALLILIAGCISNKASIKTVEKKDHQNWTGTWATAQMLVEPNNMPPSPGLAENTLRQIIKVSLGGKQIRLRFSNVFSDQPTVLKSVSVANVIEAPTVDAKTQKILSFNGNSQVILGPNEEVYSDAFDFELKTGQLLAITIHYGEVSTKVTGHPGSRTTSYILEGDQINNASFAGAIKTDHWYSIMGVDIRSTKNESNIVCLGNSIIDGRGSGTNKQNRWTDILATRLNANKSTAHIGVLNLGIGGNCVVRGGLGPTALSRFDRDVLSQKGTKWLIILEGINDIGGIKKAEDASLTAKEIIDGYKIMIDKAHAKGIKVFGGTILPFEKSFYDAPYKQQARDIVNEWIRAKGNFDAVIDFDKEMASGIGSKTILSDMHDGDFLHPNEKGYQRMGEAVDFNLFK; translated from the coding sequence ATGAACGTAAAAACAAAGTCTATTAAATGCATTATATTTTTTGCGCTACTAATTTTAATTGCAGGATGCATTTCTAATAAAGCATCAATTAAAACAGTAGAGAAAAAAGATCATCAAAATTGGACAGGTACTTGGGCAACAGCTCAAATGCTTGTTGAACCCAATAATATGCCGCCCTCACCGGGACTTGCAGAAAATACACTTCGTCAGATTATTAAAGTATCGTTGGGAGGTAAACAAATCAGACTTCGTTTTTCTAATGTGTTTAGCGATCAGCCCACGGTTCTGAAATCAGTAAGTGTTGCCAATGTTATAGAAGCTCCGACTGTAGATGCAAAAACGCAGAAAATATTGAGTTTTAATGGCAATTCGCAAGTAATATTAGGACCAAATGAAGAAGTATATTCAGATGCTTTTGATTTTGAATTGAAGACGGGACAGCTTTTAGCGATTACGATTCATTATGGAGAAGTCTCAACAAAAGTAACCGGACATCCCGGTTCTCGAACGACTTCTTATATTTTAGAAGGAGATCAGATCAATAATGCGTCTTTCGCAGGAGCGATAAAAACAGATCATTGGTATTCTATTATGGGAGTTGATATTCGTTCGACTAAAAATGAGAGTAATATCGTTTGTTTAGGAAATTCAATCATTGATGGTCGTGGATCAGGAACAAATAAACAGAATCGATGGACAGATATTTTAGCAACACGTTTAAATGCCAATAAAAGTACCGCACATATTGGAGTTTTAAATTTAGGAATTGGAGGAAATTGTGTTGTTAGGGGAGGTTTAGGACCAACAGCCTTAAGTCGTTTTGACAGAGATGTTCTTTCTCAAAAAGGAACTAAATGGCTTATTATTTTGGAAGGAATAAATGATATTGGTGGTATTAAAAAAGCAGAAGATGCATCTCTTACAGCAAAAGAAATTATTGACGGTTATAAAATAATGATTGATAAAGCCCATGCAAAAGGAATAAAAGTATTTGGTGGTACAATTCTGCCATTTGAAAAATCCTTTTATGATGCACCGTACAAACAACAAGCAAGAGATATTGTAAACGAATGGATTCGTGCCAAAGGTAATTTTGATGCCGTAATTGATTTTGATAAAGAAATGGCTTCAGGCATTGGTTCTAAAACTATTTTATCAGACATGCACGACGGCGATTTTTTGCATCCAAATGAAAAAGGATATCAGAGAATGGGAGAAGCAGTTGACTTTAATTTATTTAAGTAG